Proteins encoded by one window of Cheilinus undulatus linkage group 13, ASM1832078v1, whole genome shotgun sequence:
- the kncn gene encoding kinocilin, translating into MNPVSVGEYHGLRVGSALLSIVAGCIIIGVSRECDADAVGGIFLGAGGLGLLISIYPFIKAWLNINHILPSFGNFRVHPTPANPAPDPPLEALRREGTQSQLNLERSKSRMGTFVEGGPMTETNAEEGTSSDMPDVLSRRKLKQSPSDQDLP; encoded by the exons ATGAACCCCGTCAGTGTTGGGGAGTACCATGGGTTGCGGGTGGGCTCGGCCCTGCTCAGCATTGTGGCAGGCTGCATCATCATCGGGGTGTCCAGGGAGTGTGACGCCGATGCTGTAGGAGGGATCTTCCTGGGAGCGGGGGGCCTCG GTCTGCTCATATCGATCTACCCTTTCATAAAAGCCTGGCTGAACATCAACCATATCCTCCCGTCCTTTG GCAACTTCAGAGTGCACCCGACACCGGCCAACCCCGCTCCTGATCCTCCTTTAGAGGCTTTAAGAAGAGAAG GCACTCAGAGTCAACTAAACCTGGAACGCTCCAAAAGTCGCATGGGGACGTTTGTAGAGGGAGGACCAATGACTGAGACTAACGCAGAAGAAGG GACTTCTTCGGACATGCCGGACGTCTTATCAAGACGCAAACTAAAGCAGTCACCTTCTGATCAGGACCTGCCATGA